The following proteins come from a genomic window of Candidatus Hydrogenedentota bacterium:
- a CDS encoding elongation factor G, with protein MALEAGKVRNVGIVGHSGAGKTSLVEQVLSDMGVTSRRGRIEDGNTVPDFLEEEVQHGHSIQLSPVHFEHDGMRIHLVDHPGYADFLGELAASAPVLDAMVIVVDASTGIQIGTDNAFRYAEKYHVPRAFFINKLEREHTDFDELVNMLRATYGTQVAPLVAPVGQAHEFSNVVNVLEADGLDETQQAMKLELMDAVAESNDALLEKYLDAGTLSPEELREGMRAGIAEGKLIPVIAGSADKDLGVRELIGLIATCFPSPLDRKVIAIDNNDKPVEVPVDPNGPFLAQVFRQVVDPFVGHLTMFRVFSGTLKSDGEFYNVTTRSKERTGKILLLKGKDNVQVDCAGPGDIAAVTKLKNTRFGDTLGIQSTEVSLPMIEMPTPLVKLAIRPKSRADEDKIGEALNRLAEEDPTFKHYRDQDTHEHVIRGMGDLQLEILLERMRNKYHVEAETSTPRVAYRETIKATAEAQGRHKKQTGGHGQFGDVHLRIAPNTRGAGYEFIDSIVGGVVPRQYIPAVDKGCIEALAKGIISGHPVVDIKVELFYGSYHSVDSSELAFKIAASLALQKAFKEARPCILEPIMEIAITIPDEFMGDINGDLNSRRGRILGMDPAGPGRQCIRATVPEAEVLRYSADLRSMTGGRGTYDLKFSHFEEVPEHLAKEIIAAYEKAREEGKD; from the coding sequence ATGGCACTGGAAGCGGGCAAGGTGCGCAACGTTGGGATTGTCGGTCACAGCGGCGCCGGAAAGACGTCGCTGGTCGAGCAAGTCCTTTCTGACATGGGGGTAACCTCGCGGCGCGGCCGTATTGAAGACGGGAACACCGTGCCGGATTTCCTAGAGGAAGAGGTGCAACACGGGCACTCGATCCAGTTGTCGCCGGTGCATTTCGAACACGACGGGATGCGGATACATCTCGTGGATCATCCGGGATATGCCGATTTTCTGGGCGAACTGGCGGCCTCGGCGCCCGTCCTGGACGCGATGGTCATCGTGGTGGACGCGAGCACGGGCATCCAGATCGGGACGGACAATGCGTTCCGGTATGCGGAGAAATACCACGTGCCGCGCGCGTTTTTCATCAACAAACTCGAGCGCGAACACACCGACTTCGACGAGCTGGTGAACATGCTTCGGGCGACCTACGGCACGCAGGTGGCCCCGCTCGTGGCCCCGGTAGGGCAAGCCCATGAGTTCAGCAACGTCGTGAACGTGCTGGAGGCAGACGGGCTGGATGAAACGCAGCAAGCCATGAAGCTGGAACTCATGGACGCGGTCGCGGAAAGCAATGACGCCCTGCTTGAGAAGTACCTCGATGCGGGCACGCTCTCTCCGGAAGAACTGCGCGAGGGGATGCGCGCGGGCATCGCGGAAGGCAAGCTGATACCCGTAATCGCGGGCTCCGCGGACAAGGACCTCGGCGTCCGCGAATTGATCGGCCTTATCGCCACGTGTTTTCCCTCCCCGCTCGACCGCAAGGTTATCGCGATCGACAACAACGACAAGCCCGTCGAAGTGCCGGTAGACCCGAACGGACCGTTCCTCGCCCAGGTGTTCCGGCAGGTGGTGGACCCGTTTGTCGGCCATCTGACGATGTTCCGCGTGTTCTCGGGCACGCTCAAGAGCGACGGCGAATTCTATAATGTCACGACGCGCTCAAAAGAGCGGACGGGCAAGATCCTGCTGCTGAAGGGCAAGGACAACGTGCAGGTGGATTGCGCAGGCCCGGGCGACATCGCGGCCGTGACCAAGTTGAAAAACACGCGTTTCGGCGACACGCTCGGGATCCAGAGCACGGAAGTCTCCCTGCCCATGATCGAGATGCCGACGCCACTCGTGAAGCTGGCGATCAGGCCGAAATCGCGCGCGGACGAGGACAAGATTGGCGAAGCGTTGAACCGCCTCGCTGAAGAAGACCCGACTTTCAAGCATTATCGAGACCAGGACACCCATGAACACGTCATCCGCGGCATGGGCGACCTGCAACTCGAAATCCTGCTGGAGCGCATGCGCAACAAGTACCACGTCGAAGCAGAAACGTCGACGCCGCGGGTCGCGTATCGCGAGACGATCAAGGCAACCGCCGAAGCCCAAGGCCGGCACAAGAAGCAGACCGGGGGCCACGGCCAGTTCGGCGACGTGCACCTGCGTATCGCGCCGAACACGCGCGGCGCGGGCTACGAGTTTATCGACAGCATCGTGGGCGGCGTCGTGCCGCGGCAATACATCCCCGCCGTCGACAAGGGCTGCATCGAGGCGCTGGCCAAGGGCATCATTTCCGGGCACCCCGTGGTCGATATCAAGGTGGAGCTGTTCTACGGTTCATACCACTCGGTTGATTCGTCCGAACTGGCATTCAAGATCGCCGCGAGCCTTGCCCTCCAGAAGGCCTTCAAGGAAGCCAGGCCGTGCATCCTCGAGCCGATCATGGAAATCGCCATTACCATACCCGATGAGTTCATGGGCGACATCAACGGCGACCTGAACTCGCGCCGCGGCCGCATCCTGGGCATGGACCCGGCGGGTCCCGGGCGGCAATGTATCCGCGCGACGGTGCCCGAGGCGGAAGTGTTGCGGTATTCGGCCGACCTGCGCAGCATGACGGGCGGGCGCGGCACGTACGACCTGAAGTTCAGCCATTTCGAGGAAGTACCGGAACATCTCGCCAAGGAAATCATCGCGGCTTACGAAAAAGCCCGCGAAGAAGGGAAAGACTGA
- a CDS encoding NifU family protein, whose protein sequence is MSSWFSKVFRSPARDVPPRSPASRTPPAPQRASEEVREPPPRRIVHAPLLVEPEAPPPGEGVHIKARLARSGDGLTFLLDRPVLPGISFVCPDRETASMHSPLAAALFSLGGVSSVTLHHRTISVSGERRDEPELEAYAREAGRVIREHLESGRTAVSSEALAGIPPEEEIRWTLARVIENEVNPGIAAHSGRIVLNRVEGNTVYITMGGGCQGCAMSALTLRQGVERALREAVPGLGAVLDETDHAAGTNPYFTDTPTGLG, encoded by the coding sequence ATGTCAAGTTGGTTTTCGAAGGTTTTCCGCAGCCCTGCACGGGACGTCCCGCCCCGCTCGCCTGCATCCCGAACGCCGCCCGCGCCGCAGCGGGCAAGCGAAGAGGTGCGGGAGCCGCCGCCGCGCCGCATTGTCCATGCTCCTCTTCTCGTGGAACCGGAAGCGCCGCCGCCCGGCGAGGGCGTACACATCAAGGCCCGGCTCGCGCGTAGCGGGGACGGCCTCACCTTTCTGCTTGACCGGCCCGTGTTGCCGGGAATCTCCTTCGTTTGCCCCGACCGGGAGACCGCGAGCATGCATTCGCCTCTTGCCGCGGCGCTGTTCTCGCTTGGCGGCGTGTCGTCCGTCACGTTGCATCACAGGACGATAAGCGTGTCGGGGGAGCGCAGAGACGAGCCGGAGTTGGAGGCGTATGCGCGCGAAGCGGGCCGGGTCATTCGTGAACATCTGGAAAGCGGCCGGACGGCGGTGTCTTCTGAAGCACTTGCCGGGATACCGCCGGAAGAAGAGATCCGCTGGACGCTGGCGCGCGTAATCGAGAATGAGGTCAACCCCGGTATTGCCGCACATTCCGGACGAATTGTCTTGAACCGCGTGGAAGGCAATACCGTCTATATCACCATGGGCGGCGGCTGCCAAGGGTGCGCCATGTCGGCTCTGACATTGCGCCAGGGCGTCGAGCGAGCCCTCCGCGAGGCCGTTCCCGGCCTTGGTGCGGTGCTGGATGAAACGGATCACGCCGCGGGCACGAACCCCTATTTCACGGACACCCCCACGGGACTTGGATAA
- a CDS encoding helicase: protein MPKLITFTLKIRTGEHGLDHSPQYAINGFGLGFDEVKGGTGVGEAAELTGNPESFPHSLLLVGPERGQWDIADIEVTYHCAGEPAYSVRLGKVTLDDHSDLNIWYARPERVIDV from the coding sequence ATGCCCAAATTAATCACCTTTACGCTGAAAATCCGGACGGGCGAGCACGGGCTGGACCATTCCCCACAGTACGCCATCAATGGTTTTGGACTCGGCTTCGATGAGGTCAAGGGCGGTACGGGCGTCGGCGAGGCGGCCGAACTCACCGGCAACCCGGAGAGTTTCCCGCACAGCCTCCTGTTGGTTGGCCCGGAGCGAGGGCAATGGGACATAGCGGACATCGAGGTGACCTATCATTGCGCCGGCGAACCCGCCTACAGCGTTCGCCTGGGCAAGGTTACACTGGACGACCATTCGGACCTCAACATCTGGTATGCGCGCCCGGAACGCGTGATTGATGTATAA
- a CDS encoding 4a-hydroxytetrahydrobiopterin dehydratase: MSQETWRQLAHRECIPCRGGVQPLKGETLLRLHRELGRGWALIDDHHIEKAFRFPDFSWALAFVNAIGAIAGEQNHHPDIHLTWGAVTVTLWTHKIDGLTESDFILAAKVEEAYPRHAVQ; this comes from the coding sequence ATGTCACAAGAAACCTGGAGACAACTGGCGCATCGAGAGTGTATCCCGTGCCGGGGCGGCGTACAACCGCTCAAGGGCGAGACGCTGTTGCGCCTTCACCGGGAACTGGGTCGCGGCTGGGCGCTGATTGACGACCATCACATCGAGAAGGCATTCCGGTTTCCCGATTTCTCTTGGGCGCTGGCTTTCGTCAATGCTATCGGCGCTATCGCCGGGGAGCAGAACCATCATCCTGACATCCATCTGACCTGGGGCGCCGTTACCGTTACGCTTTGGACGCACAAGATTGACGGATTGACCGAGAGCGATTTCATCTTGGCCGCGAAGGTGGAAGAGGCGTATCCCCGCCATGCCGTGCAGTGA